Proteins encoded together in one Deinococcus irradiatisoli window:
- a CDS encoding bifunctional nicotinamide-nucleotide adenylyltransferase/Nudix hydroxylase, whose product MSDATPSQRFRKRTFGVYIGRFEPPHAAHLAVMEEALAQVQKLIVVIGSARAARNTKNPFTAEERQQVMLDLLREAGIKASRVLFVHVRDYYYNESLWLSEVQRGVAAHTHGSSDVALIGHLKDESSYYLRSFPAWEFLPTHVVSPLSATEVRRAYFEDDLERVQAIVAPAVWRFLERFRRGPEFAELQAEYRYLQSYRAAWAGTPYPVVLVTTDAVVIRSGHVLVVRRAEHPGRGRLAMPGGFLNVKQTLLASCVREVVEETGLQTADLAAQLRAQAVFDYPDRSLRGRTVSHAFHFDLGIGQLPVLRPGSDAADALWLPLSEGLAAPELFFEDHHAIIEHFLMRG is encoded by the coding sequence ATGTCAGACGCCACGCCAAGTCAGCGGTTTCGCAAGCGCACGTTCGGGGTGTACATCGGCCGCTTCGAGCCTCCGCACGCCGCCCATCTGGCGGTGATGGAGGAAGCCCTCGCACAGGTGCAGAAGCTGATCGTGGTGATCGGCTCGGCCAGGGCGGCGCGCAACACCAAGAACCCCTTCACCGCCGAGGAGCGCCAGCAGGTGATGCTGGACCTGCTGCGCGAGGCCGGCATCAAGGCCAGCCGGGTGCTGTTCGTGCATGTGCGCGACTACTACTACAACGAGTCGCTGTGGCTCAGCGAGGTGCAGCGCGGCGTGGCGGCGCACACCCACGGCAGCAGCGACGTGGCCCTGATCGGGCACCTCAAGGACGAGAGCAGTTACTACCTGCGTTCGTTTCCGGCCTGGGAATTTCTGCCGACCCATGTGGTGAGCCCGCTGAGCGCCACCGAGGTGCGCCGGGCCTACTTCGAGGACGACCTGGAGCGGGTGCAGGCCATCGTGGCGCCGGCGGTGTGGCGCTTTCTGGAGCGTTTTCGGCGCGGCCCCGAGTTCGCCGAGTTGCAGGCCGAGTACCGCTACCTGCAAAGCTACCGGGCGGCCTGGGCCGGCACGCCCTACCCGGTGGTGCTGGTGACCACCGACGCGGTGGTGATTCGCAGCGGGCACGTGCTGGTGGTGCGCCGAGCCGAGCACCCCGGGCGTGGGCGGCTGGCGATGCCGGGGGGCTTTCTGAACGTCAAGCAGACCCTGCTGGCCTCGTGCGTGCGCGAGGTGGTGGAGGAGACCGGCCTCCAGACCGCCGATCTGGCGGCGCAGCTGCGCGCCCAGGCGGTGTTCGACTACCCCGACCGCAGTTTGCGCGGGCGCACCGTGTCGCACGCCTTTCACTTCGATCTGGGCATCGGGCAGTTGCCGGTGCTGCGGCCCGGCAGCGACGCCGCCGACGCCCTATGGCTGCCGCTCAGCGAAGGGCTGGCCGCGCCGGAACTGTTCTTCGAGGACCACCACGCCATCATCGAGCACTTTTTGATGCGCGGTTGA